The nucleotide window TTCGCGAGTGCCCAACGATAAAGGAAGCGGTCATTGGAGGAAAAAACCATGCGTATCGTCGATCTCAGTATGACCGTCGAAGAATGCGACTCGGCGCCCTTTGCGCCCGACGAAAAATATTTTAAGCTCCGCCCGATCATCAACTGGGAAGACAAAGGTTTTGTGTCGAACGTCGTGCAAATGACCGTCCACGTCGGCACGCACATCGACTCACCGCATCACTTTTTCCGCGACAAGCCGTCGATTGAAAAACTGCCGTTGGAACCGATGGTCGGCAAGGCCGTGGTGTTGGATATCACCGCAAAGGGAAAAGCTCATGCGGCGATATTGCCGGAGGACTTAGACAAGGCCGAAAAGGACTTGAATCAAAAGGGTGTCTCTATTGACGAAGGCGGCATGCTTTTCTTGAGAACCGATTGGCCCAAGGGTCATGATACGACTGATCCGAAATGGTGGAACGACTCGCCCTACTTAACCAAGGAAGCCGCGCAGTGGGTCGTGGCAAAGAAACCGGCGGTTGTCGGCTTCGACTTCGCTCAAGAAGAAAAGGGCGCCGACTATCAGCAAGCCGATCAGATTTTGGACAGCGCCATGCGCGTGCATCGTACGATCCTGCCGCGAGTTACCTTCCAGATCGAAAACTTGATCAACCTCGATCAGATTGGTCCAACCGCGCAAGTGATCGCACTGCCGGTGAAGTGGAAAACCGAATCCGCCCCGGCGCGGGTGATCGCGATCCTGGAGAATTGACAACGGAATGACACCAACAATCGGAGGGGCGACCGGCTGGTCGGCCCTCCCGATCGACGCATGAAGGCCATTCGCGTCCACGAGCTCGGCGCGCCCGAAGTGCTCGGCTACGAAGAAGTTTCGGAGCCCAAGCCCAAACCAGGCGAAGTGCTCGTCAAAATCGAATCGGCCGGCATCAACTATCTCGACATCTATTATCGCTCCGGTTTTCACTGGGGCGGGCACCATCAACGCCCCTTACCTTACACTCCTGGCGCAGAGGCAGCGGGCACAGTCGTTGAGATCGGCGCAGAAGTACACGGATTCCAGATCGGTGACCGGGTCGCCTACGGCGTATCCAACGGCTACGGCTCCTACGCCGAATATTATGCCGTGCCCGCGTGGCATCTGATCAAGCTGCCGTCGTCGATAAGCTCGCAGCTCGCTGCCGCGGTCATGCTGCAAGGAATGACCGCCCACTACCTCACGCACAGCACCTATGCGCTCAAAACCAATGACAGCGTGCTCATTCATGCCGCCGCCGGCGGCACTGGGCTGCTCCTCGTGCAGATCGCCAAGAAGCTCGGCGCACGAGTCATCGGCACGACTTCGTCTGCCGAAAAAGCCAAGCTCGTAACCCAAGCCGGCGCCGATGCCGTGATCGATTATACAAAGAACGACTTTGCCGCAGAGGTTAGAAAACTCACCGATGGCCGCGGGGTGAATATTGTCTACGATTCGGTCGGCAAAGCCACTTACGAAAAGAGTCTCGATTCACTGGCACCGCTCGGCATGCTTGTGATCTTCGGCCAGGCAAGCGGCCCGGTGCCGCCCTTCGACACGGCGGTCTTGAATGGCAAAGGGTCGCTGTCGCTGGCGCGACCCAGTCTCACACACAACGTCGCTAACCATGCCGATGTCGAAAA belongs to Deltaproteobacteria bacterium and includes:
- a CDS encoding cyclase family protein, producing MRIVDLSMTVEECDSAPFAPDEKYFKLRPIINWEDKGFVSNVVQMTVHVGTHIDSPHHFFRDKPSIEKLPLEPMVGKAVVLDITAKGKAHAAILPEDLDKAEKDLNQKGVSIDEGGMLFLRTDWPKGHDTTDPKWWNDSPYLTKEAAQWVVAKKPAVVGFDFAQEEKGADYQQADQILDSAMRVHRTILPRVTFQIENLINLDQIGPTAQVIALPVKWKTESAPARVIAILEN
- a CDS encoding quinone oxidoreductase; this encodes MKAIRVHELGAPEVLGYEEVSEPKPKPGEVLVKIESAGINYLDIYYRSGFHWGGHHQRPLPYTPGAEAAGTVVEIGAEVHGFQIGDRVAYGVSNGYGSYAEYYAVPAWHLIKLPSSISSQLAAAVMLQGMTAHYLTHSTYALKTNDSVLIHAAAGGTGLLLVQIAKKLGARVIGTTSSAEKAKLVTQAGADAVIDYTKNDFAAEVRKLTDGRGVNIVYDSVGKATYEKSLDSLAPLGMLVIFGQASGPVPPFDTAVLNGKGSLSLARPSLTHNVANHADVEKRAGDLFCWIEAGKLKVTIGNTYPLADAAAAHRDLESRSTIGKLLLIP